The DNA window CAGCGGGGTAGAGGGTAGGGTCAATACTGTGCTCGGACATTGGGCTTTGGCTTCTTGTGGGTTTATTGAAGGTAGTGGGCAGATTGTTCAAATTTGACTGCAGAGCTCTTAAATACAGAGCTCTTAAATACAGGGCTCTTAAATATACGGTTCTTAAAGACAGTTCTTTGGCTTGGGTAACCCAGCATAGCGAGCCACTAATTTAGCCGGACTGCCAGGAAACAGTTGCAATAAATAAATACTGCGACCCTTCTCGAGTCCGCAGTGCTCGGCGACAGTTTTACACAGGGGCCGCATAGACGGCGAAAAGCCGTATTGATCATAAAACACACGGGCGGCATCCAGCACTTGAATATGCTCGGCATTGAGCTCGATCCCATCTGCGGCTGCAATACTGACAGCTTGATCCTGAGACCAGTCCGCTAGTTTGCTCAAATAGTTTTTAGTACTCATGGTCTACTGTCGTCAGAAGAATAAAAAAAGGCCCCGTTTACCAACGGAGCCTTTCATCTTATCTTAAGAACATCCCAGATAGCGATCAGCTAACCTGGATGTTTTTAGTCATCGCTGCCCAAGCCAAACAGGTGCAGCAGGCTCAGGAACAGGTTATAGATCATCACAAACAGGGTCACTGTGGCAGAGATATAATTGCGCTCGCCGCCGTGAATAATGGCGCTGGTCTGCCACATGATCATACCGGTTGAAATCAGGGCGAAGGCGGCACTAACAGTAAGGGCCAGAGCCGGGATCTGCAGGAAGATATTGGCGATGGCAGCAACAAAGGCGACCAACATACCCGTCATCAAAAAGCCGGTCATAAAGTTAAGGTTCTTGCGGGTGGTCATCACATAGGCGGAAGAGGCGAAGAACACCAGAGCGGTGGAGCCTAGGGCCAACATAATCGGCTCAGCGCCACGCACTGCCAGATACATATTTACTATGGGCCCGAGAGTGAAACCCATCCAACCGGTCAGGGCGAAAACCCAGACAATACCCATTGAATTGTTTTTGTTTTTCTCAGTCATCCAGAGGCAGATAAAGTAGGGCAGTAATGTCCAGAGACCAAAGTAGGGAGCATTTATGGCCATAGCCACGCCAGCCATAATGGCACTAAAGGCAAGGGTCACGCCCAGCAGCATATAAGTGCTACGCAATACTTTGACTACGGCGGGGTCAAGGGCAGTGCTTTGAATGCCGCTCTCACGATTGCCCGAAATTGATTTTGCGCTGTACTTGTCCGTTTCCATTTTTACTTCCTCTAACGAAATTAACAATGCTGTAATAATACTCTGTAATAAGAGTATTGCCACTCCATCGCGGAGAATTCTCGACCATATTATCAGTTCTAGGCCGCTTATCTAGATTTGTTTACGTGTCAATATTTGATTGGGATCGTCAATTGCAAAGCTGTGTAAGGCAAAACCGCCTTCACTCATGCTGATTACCCATCCCAGATCATGCCAATCACCCAGCACAATGCGCTGGCCCTGGCTGACCTGATGCAGATCCGGACGGTGAGTGTGGCCGTGAATCAGCACTTCTACCCGGTGTTTGGCCATCACTGCGTCCACTGCGGCTGAATTCACATCCATAATCGCCGTGGATTTATTGCTGTTGGCCGACATGCTCTTGGCGCGCCAGTCTGTGGCGAGCTTTTGACGGCGTTTCAGGGGCAGGTGTGAGAGACACCATTTATAGATCGGATTGCGTGCCTTGCGACGAAAGCGCTGGTAGTCCACGTCATCTGTGCATAGAGAGTCCCCGTGCATCACTAAAGCAGTCTGTCCCTGATGCTGAACCAGATGCTCATCGGCCAATAACTCTGCACCACAGCGCTGAATAAAACGCTGACCAATTAAGAAGTCGCGGTTACCATGTTGAATATAGAGTTTTACCCCTGACTGACTGAGTTGTCCAAGACTGGCCTGGGCCTGCGCCGCCAACTCTGTAGGATCATCGTCCCCAACCCAGGCTTCAAATAGATCGCCGAGAATATATAGGGCGTCAACCTCAGATGCCTGATCACGGAGAAAAGACAAAAACGCCCGGGTAACTGCCGGGCGCTCAGGTGCAAGATGAAGATCTGAAATAAACAGTACAGACATAGACTTCCTCGCTTTTTATTTGCTACTGCTGATTACTTGTCAGAGTATGCATCGCTAATCAGCGTTTCAGTCACTGCAATGGTTTCAACTGGCACATCTTGGTGGTGACCAGCGCTGCCAGTCTCCATCTCAGTGATGGCGTTAACCACATCCATGCCTTCAACAACTTTACCAAATACCGCATAGCCCCAACCCTGGCTGTTCTTTCCGCTGTGGTTTAGGAAACTATTGTTAGCTACATTGATAAAAAACTGTGAAGAGGCGGAGTGTGGATCGCTGGTGCGAGCCATAGCCAGAGTGCCGATTTCATTGGCCAGGCCATTATCAGCTTCGTTTTCGATAGACTCGCGAGACTCTTTCTCATTCATCTCTGCATCCATACCGCCGCCCTGAACCATAAAGCCGGGGATGACACGGTGAAAGATAGTGCCATTATAAAAACCGTCACGGGCATACTGCAGATAGTTGGCAGCAGTATTTGGCGCCTTGTCAAAATC is part of the SAR92 clade bacterium H455 genome and encodes:
- a CDS encoding peptidylprolyl isomerase, with amino-acid sequence MITLRTTQGDISIELDFDKAPNTAANYLQYARDGFYNGTIFHRVIPGFMVQGGGMDAEMNEKESRESIENEADNGLANEIGTLAMARTSDPHSASSQFFINVANNSFLNHSGKNSQGWGYAVFGKVVEGMDVVNAITEMETGSAGHHQDVPVETIAVTETLISDAYSDK
- a CDS encoding UDP-2,3-diacylglucosamine diphosphatase: MSVLFISDLHLAPERPAVTRAFLSFLRDQASEVDALYILGDLFEAWVGDDDPTELAAQAQASLGQLSQSGVKLYIQHGNRDFLIGQRFIQRCGAELLADEHLVQHQGQTALVMHGDSLCTDDVDYQRFRRKARNPIYKWCLSHLPLKRRQKLATDWRAKSMSANSNKSTAIMDVNSAAVDAVMAKHRVEVLIHGHTHRPDLHQVSQGQRIVLGDWHDLGWVISMSEGGFALHSFAIDDPNQILTRKQI
- a CDS encoding Bax inhibitor-1/YccA family protein encodes the protein METDKYSAKSISGNRESGIQSTALDPAVVKVLRSTYMLLGVTLAFSAIMAGVAMAINAPYFGLWTLLPYFICLWMTEKNKNNSMGIVWVFALTGWMGFTLGPIVNMYLAVRGAEPIMLALGSTALVFFASSAYVMTTRKNLNFMTGFLMTGMLVAFVAAIANIFLQIPALALTVSAAFALISTGMIMWQTSAIIHGGERNYISATVTLFVMIYNLFLSLLHLFGLGSDD
- a CDS encoding TusE/DsrC/DsvC family sulfur relay protein, which gives rise to MSTKNYLSKLADWSQDQAVSIAAADGIELNAEHIQVLDAARVFYDQYGFSPSMRPLCKTVAEHCGLEKGRSIYLLQLFPGSPAKLVARYAGLPKPKNCL